In one Nocardioides sp. NBC_00368 genomic region, the following are encoded:
- a CDS encoding bifunctional copper resistance protein CopD/cytochrome c oxidase assembly protein — translation MTRRALLIGLLTTPVLVTVALLSLTGAVASPTSGLPDPGALTRWGLPVARVVRDVAATVTIGSLVLAAVLLPGAGRRLLGAAQRRSQVVAAAAGSTWVVAGAIEIIFVQADVSGVSPWSGGWAPVWFFITQIDYGKALAASLVLAAAATTTAALVRSVTGIGFSTLLALAALWPLALTGHAAGDSDHDLGVNLQFLHLVPVTIWVGTLAALLVAGAAARTTSVISGFSRLAGWCAALVGLSGVLAAGIRVPAVADLLSTYGALLAIKAAVLGACLGIGWWHRRRLLASTPASFTGGRFARLAVGELALMGVAIGTGVALGRSAPPSGSGTEPAATPAEAILGQPMPPELTAQRWITEWRLDTFWGPVAVLAAVLYLLGVRRLHQRGVVWSRGRTVLWLLGCLVLLWATSGPPGTYGEVLFSMHMVQHMTIATLVPILLVLGSPVTLALRVLRRRTDGSRGAREWLLVIVHSWPVGLLGHPLVAAGLFIISLPTFYYSGLFELALSTHTGHLLMTAHFLLSGYLLANVVCGEDPGPRRPPYPLRVLLVMATFAFHAFFSISLMSSRKILAQEWYGGLGRTWGDTLAQDQYLGASLGWAMGDLPLALLAAALVAAWVRADGREARRLDRRAERDGDAARAAYNARLQALADRSPDGSDTGSGQRDV, via the coding sequence GTGACCAGGAGAGCTCTCCTCATCGGTCTGCTGACCACTCCTGTCCTGGTGACCGTCGCCCTGTTGTCGCTCACCGGCGCGGTCGCGTCTCCGACATCAGGCCTCCCCGACCCCGGCGCCCTCACTCGGTGGGGTCTGCCCGTCGCTCGCGTCGTGCGCGATGTCGCCGCAACGGTGACGATCGGCAGCCTGGTGTTGGCGGCGGTGCTGCTGCCAGGAGCGGGCCGGCGCCTCCTTGGGGCTGCACAGCGCAGGAGCCAGGTCGTAGCCGCTGCCGCCGGCTCCACCTGGGTCGTTGCGGGAGCCATCGAGATCATCTTCGTACAGGCTGATGTCTCAGGGGTCTCACCGTGGTCCGGAGGGTGGGCGCCAGTGTGGTTCTTCATCACCCAGATCGACTACGGCAAGGCACTTGCGGCCAGCCTCGTCCTCGCTGCGGCCGCGACGACCACCGCGGCCCTGGTGCGCAGCGTGACCGGCATCGGATTCAGCACGTTGCTGGCCCTGGCTGCCCTGTGGCCACTCGCCCTGACCGGGCACGCCGCAGGAGACTCCGACCACGATCTCGGAGTGAACCTGCAGTTTCTGCACCTGGTCCCGGTCACGATCTGGGTCGGCACCCTGGCCGCTCTCCTGGTTGCCGGCGCCGCTGCCCGCACGACGTCCGTGATCTCGGGATTCTCTCGCCTCGCCGGCTGGTGTGCAGCGCTGGTAGGCCTGTCGGGAGTGCTCGCTGCCGGCATCCGGGTGCCTGCCGTCGCCGACCTCCTCAGCACGTATGGAGCCTTGCTCGCCATCAAGGCAGCGGTGCTAGGTGCATGCCTGGGGATCGGCTGGTGGCATCGACGGCGCCTGCTGGCCTCGACCCCGGCATCCTTCACCGGGGGCCGTTTCGCACGCCTCGCCGTTGGAGAGCTTGCCCTGATGGGCGTCGCGATCGGTACCGGGGTCGCTTTGGGCCGCTCCGCGCCTCCATCGGGCTCCGGCACAGAACCCGCGGCGACTCCGGCCGAGGCGATCCTCGGGCAGCCCATGCCGCCCGAGCTGACGGCCCAACGATGGATCACCGAATGGCGCCTGGACACGTTCTGGGGCCCTGTCGCCGTGCTCGCGGCCGTGCTCTATCTGCTCGGTGTGCGCCGACTCCATCAGCGCGGCGTCGTCTGGTCACGAGGCCGCACGGTGCTATGGCTCCTCGGTTGCCTGGTTCTGCTGTGGGCGACCAGTGGGCCCCCAGGAACCTACGGCGAGGTGTTGTTCAGCATGCACATGGTTCAACACATGACCATCGCCACGCTGGTTCCGATCCTCTTGGTGCTCGGCAGCCCGGTGACCCTGGCGCTGCGTGTACTTCGACGACGTACGGACGGCTCCCGCGGCGCCCGGGAGTGGCTCCTCGTCATCGTGCACTCGTGGCCCGTCGGCCTGCTCGGGCATCCACTGGTGGCGGCCGGCCTCTTCATCATCAGTCTGCCCACCTTCTACTACTCCGGGCTCTTCGAGCTTGCCCTGAGTACACACACCGGACATCTGCTGATGACCGCGCACTTCCTGCTCAGCGGCTACCTGCTCGCCAACGTCGTGTGCGGCGAGGATCCGGGGCCCCGCCGACCGCCCTATCCGCTGCGGGTCCTGCTGGTGATGGCGACCTTCGCGTTCCACGCCTTCTTCTCGATCTCGTTGATGTCCAGCCGCAAGATCTTGGCTCAAGAGTGGTACGGCGGGCTGGGGCGCACCTGGGGCGACACCCTCGCGCAGGACCAATATCTGGGCGCGTCCCTGGGCTGGGCCATGGGTGACCTCCCACTCGCACTTCTGGCAGCAGCGCTCGTTGCCGCCTGGGTCCGCGCCGACGGCCGTGAGGCCCGTCGTCTCGACAGGCGAGCTGAACGGGACGGAGATGCAGCGCGGGCCGCGTACAACGCTCGACTGCAAGCGCTGGCGGACCGGTCCCCCGACGGATCCGACACAGGATCAGGGCAGCGCGACGTCTGA
- a CDS encoding M56 family metallopeptidase produces MIAVVVLIVVAATAGTLGATMLSRAGWVRRAPVIGLVVWQSVSVTILASVLLAAALVALPPPVFSAASGWLGTCLGLLEGHYAAPFGWIGRVTGAVIGCVVLARAVGCTMLEARAAGVARRVTRGRLALLAAPRSDGVLLLEDDRPAAYCVPGRRPVVVLTTGAERLLRPEQRIAVLTHERAHLRARHHWAVLWASGLNRAFGFVPAFAHGAREVELLVEMHADDAAARASGRQSLAEALVRMASGPAPTATLAAHGADAVTRVRRLLGRPERLGAGARVALTGLAAALLLGPVLIGLLPAIESTLREHCAPYEHACDVPGRSDVALP; encoded by the coding sequence GTGATCGCCGTCGTCGTGCTGATCGTGGTTGCCGCCACCGCCGGAACCCTGGGCGCCACGATGCTCTCGCGCGCCGGGTGGGTGAGGCGAGCGCCGGTCATCGGGTTGGTCGTGTGGCAGTCGGTGTCGGTGACCATCCTGGCCTCGGTGCTCCTGGCGGCCGCGCTGGTTGCGTTGCCGCCGCCCGTATTCTCGGCGGCATCTGGCTGGCTCGGGACCTGTCTGGGCCTGCTCGAGGGGCACTATGCTGCGCCGTTCGGCTGGATCGGGCGCGTGACGGGCGCGGTGATCGGGTGTGTCGTCCTGGCTCGAGCGGTGGGTTGCACGATGTTGGAGGCCCGCGCAGCGGGCGTTGCGCGTCGGGTCACGCGCGGGCGGCTCGCCCTGCTTGCGGCCCCGAGATCTGATGGCGTGCTGCTCCTCGAGGACGATCGTCCAGCGGCTTACTGCGTACCTGGCCGCCGACCGGTGGTCGTCCTCACCACGGGTGCCGAGCGACTCTTGCGTCCTGAGCAGAGGATCGCGGTGCTGACCCATGAACGGGCGCATCTTCGGGCGAGGCACCACTGGGCGGTGTTGTGGGCATCGGGGCTGAACCGTGCCTTCGGGTTCGTTCCCGCGTTCGCGCACGGCGCCCGAGAGGTGGAGTTGCTGGTCGAGATGCATGCCGATGACGCGGCCGCACGAGCTAGCGGTCGTCAGAGTCTGGCTGAGGCGCTGGTCAGGATGGCCTCGGGCCCGGCGCCCACCGCGACGCTTGCCGCCCACGGTGCAGACGCAGTGACCCGCGTTCGGAGGCTGCTTGGTCGGCCCGAGCGGCTGGGCGCCGGCGCGCGGGTGGCGCTGACCGGGCTCGCGGCCGCGCTGCTGCTCGGTCCGGTGCTGATCGGGCTGCTCCCGGCGATCGAGTCGACCCTGCGGGAGCACTGCGCACCGTATGAGCATGCTTGTGACGTGCCGGGACGTTCAGACGTCGCGCTGCCCTGA
- a CDS encoding BlaI/MecI/CopY family transcriptional regulator, translating into MRQFGHLEAKVMDRLWSADRPLTVREVHALLPTDRQRAYTTVMTVMDKLFRKGVLERELDGKAYRYRPVASRAEHTATAMEELLSTSGTPRSTLLHFVGQLSAEEAQELREALDAVAVDPVDRSTGEGRS; encoded by the coding sequence TTGTGGTCGGCGGATCGGCCGCTGACGGTTCGCGAGGTTCATGCGCTTCTGCCTACCGATCGGCAGCGGGCGTACACGACGGTGATGACGGTGATGGACAAGCTCTTCCGCAAGGGCGTCCTCGAGCGAGAGCTTGACGGCAAGGCCTATCGCTATCGTCCGGTGGCGTCGCGTGCGGAGCACACTGCCACGGCCATGGAGGAACTGCTCAGCACGAGTGGTACGCCGCGGTCGACATTGCTTCACTTCGTCGGTCAGCTCAGCGCCGAGGAGGCCCAGGAGCTGCGCGAGGCACTAGACGCCGTCGCCGTCGATCCTGTGGACCGATCGACCGGGGAGGGACGGTCGTGA